One Bufo gargarizans isolate SCDJY-AF-19 chromosome 3, ASM1485885v1, whole genome shotgun sequence DNA segment encodes these proteins:
- the AKIRIN1 gene encoding akirin-1, translated as MACGATLKRSMEFEALLSPQSPKRRRCTPLPGSPATPSRQRCGLRQESQPGPQSPLPQLAGDCRLTPEQIFQNLRQEYTRYHRRRQLEGSFNQNEAGQPSEVQTSSSLTAPSSPGSMVKKDQPSFSLRQVGILCERLLKDHEEKIRVEYEQILNTKLEEQYESFVKFTHDQIMRRYGARPASYVS; from the exons ATGGCCTGCGGAGCGACGTTAAAACGCTCAATGGAGTTTGAGGCCTTGCTGAGCCCTCAGTCTCCTAAGCGTCGCCGGTGCACCCCGCTCCCCGGATCTCCGGCCACCCCTTCCCGTCAGAGGTGCGGCCTCCGGCAGGAGAGTCAGCCCGGCCCGCAGTCCCCACTGCCCCAGCTGGCTGGAGACTGCAGGCTCACCCCGG aACAAATTTTCCAGAACCTGAGACAGGAGTATACACGTTACCATAGACGAAGGCAATTAGAAGGATCGTTCAACCAAAATGAAGCAGGACAGCCTAGTGAGGTTCAGACCAGTTCATCTCTTACAGCCCCGTCTTCTCCAG GGTCAATGGTGAAGAAAGACCAGCCATCTTTTAGCTTGCGACAAGTAGGAATTCTGTGTGAACGTCTTCTGAAGGACCATGAAGAGAAGATAAGGGTAGAATATGAGCAGATCCTCAACACAAAACTAGAAG AACAATATGAATCGTTTGTGAAATTTACACATGACCAGATAATGCGGCGGTATGGGGCAAGACCAGCCAGCT ACGTGTCTTGA